A region of Rhodamnia argentea isolate NSW1041297 chromosome 9, ASM2092103v1, whole genome shotgun sequence DNA encodes the following proteins:
- the LOC115742871 gene encoding lactoylglutathione lyase GLX1, whose amino-acid sequence MAEAAPPNAELLEWPKKDRRRLLHAVYRVGDLERTIKFYTECFGMKLLRKRDIPEEKYSNAFLGFGPEESHFVVELTYNYGVSSYDIGTGFGHFAIATQDVYKMVEDIKAKGGTVTREPGPVKGGTTVIAFVKDPDGYIFELIQRGPTPEPLCQVMLRVGDLERSIKFYEKALGMKLLRKKDNPEYKYTLAMMGYADEYETTVLELTYNYGVTEYTKGNAYAQVAISTDDVYKSGEVVKLVTEELGGKVTRPPGPVPGINTKITSFLDPDGWKTVLVDNEDFLKELQ is encoded by the exons ATGGCCGAGGCTGCACCTCCGAATGCTGAGCTCTTGGAGTGGCCGAAGAAGGACAGGCGCCGCTTACTCCACGCCGTTTACCGGGTCGGCGATCTCGAGCGCACGATCAA ATTTTATACGGAATGCTTTGGCATGAAGTTGCTGAGGAAAAGGGACATTCCTGAGGAGAAGTACTCCAATGCCTTCCTGGGATTTGGCCCTGAAGAATCTCACTTCGTAGTGGAGTTGACATACA ATTATGGAGTGAGTTCTTATGATATTGGAACTGGCTTCGGACATTTTGCCATTGCGACTCAAGAT GTGTACAAGATGGTTGAAGACATCAAGGCCAAGGGTGGCACAGTCACAAGGGAGCCTGGTCCAGTGAAAGGTGGAACGACTGTCATTGCTTTTGTGAAGGACCCGGATGGTTATATCTTCGAGCTAATCCAAAGAGGTCCAACTCCAGAACCACTTTGCCAAGTGATGCTTCGAGTTGGTGATTTGGAGCGCTCAATTAAGTTTTATGAGAAG GCATTGGGCATGAAACTGTTGAGGAAAAAGGATAATCCTGAGTACAAG TACACCTTGGCCATGATGGGTTATGCTGATGAGTATGAGACAACTGTGCTGGAGCTCACCTATAACTATGGTGTGACTGAGTATACCAAGGGCAATGCATATGCACAA GTTGCCATCAGCACTGATGATGTCTACAAGAGCGGTGAGGTAGTTAAGCTGGTTACCGAAGAGCTTGGTGGGAAAGTAACTAGACCGCCAGGACCAGTTCCTGGGATCAACACCAAAATTACCTCTTTCCTAGATCCAGATGGTTGGAAAACT GTCCTGGTTGACAATGAAGACTTCCTGAAGGAACTGCAGTAG
- the LOC115742949 gene encoding 5'-adenylylsulfate reductase 3, chloroplastic-like isoform X1, with translation MALAVSTSSTSAISGSSFSRASSNHNELRAPQIGSFHLLDRPHAASIALNVSQRRSSVKPINAEPKRNGSIVPLAATIVAPAEVVEKVDVKVEDYDQLAKDLNGASPLQIVDKALEKFGDDIAIAFSGAEDVALIEYAKLTGRPFRVFSLDTGRLNPETYQFFDAVEKHYDIHIEYMFPDAVEVQALVRNKGLFSFYEDGHQECCRVRKVRPLRRALKGLRAWITGQRKDQSPGTRSEIPVVQVDPVFEGMDGGVGSLVKWNPLANVEGKDVWSFLRAMNVPLNSLHTKGYVSIGCEPCTRPVLPGQHEREGRWWWEDAKAKECGLHKGNLKQEEAGVNGNGLAHANGSADVADLFDTQDLVTLSRPGIENLLKLENRKEPWLVVCYAPWCRFCQAMEDSYVELAEKLAGNGVKVGKFRADGGQKEFATQHLQLESFPTVLFFPRHSSKPIKYPSEKRDVDSLMAFVNALR, from the exons ATGGCGTTGGCTGTGAGTACGTCTTCTACTTCCGCCATTTCTGGGTCGAGCTTCTCCCGCGCGAGCAGCAATCACAACGAGCTCCGAG CTCCACAGATTGGTTCGTTCCACCTGTTAGATAGACCGCACGCTGCGTCCATAGCTTTGAATGTTTCCCAAAGGCGATCCTCAGTGAAGCCCATCAATGCAGAGCCGAAACGAAATGGCTCAATTGTCCCTTTGGCAGCAACAATCGTTGCTCCTG CAGAAGTGGTAGAGAAGGTGGATGTGAAAGTGGAGGATTACGATCAGTTGGCAAAGGACCTTAATGGTGCATCTCCTCTTCAGATCGTGGACAAGGCCCTTGAGAAATTTGGAGATGATATAGCGATTGCTTTCAG TGGTGCTGAAGATGTCGCCTTGATTGAATACGCAAAATTGACGGGAAGACCTTTTAGGGTATTCAGCCTTGACACGGGGAGGCTGAACCCTGAGACATATCAGTTTTTTGATGCCGTTGAGAAGCATTATGACATTCACATTGAGTACATGTTTCCCGATGCTGTTGAAGTTCAGGCACTAGTCCGCAATAAGGGGCTTTTCTCATTCTATGAGGATGGACACCAGGAGTGCTGCCGCGTGAGGAAGGTGAGACCCCTCAGGAGAGCCCTCAAGGGACTCCGAGCCTGGATCACTGGGCAGAGGAAGGATCAGTCTCCAGGTACAAGGTCCGAGATTCCAGTGGTTCAAGTGGACCCTGTTTTTGAGGGCATGGATGGTGGGGTAGGTAGCCTTGTGAAGTGGAATCCATTGGCTAATGTTGAGGGCAAGGATGTGTGGAGCTTTCTTAGGGCCATGAATGTGCCTTTGAATTCATTGCATACCAAGGGATACGTCTCAATCGGGTGCGAACCGTGCACAAGGCCAGTGCTTCCAGGTCAGCACGAGAGGGAAGGAAGGTGGTGGTGGGAGGACGCCAAGGCGAAGGAGTGCGGGCTCCATAAAGGAAACCTGAAACAGGAAGAAGCTGGAGTTAATGGCAACGGTTTGGCCCACGCGAATGGAAGTGCCGATGTTGCCGATCTTTTTGACACTCAGGATTTGGTCACCTTGAGCAGGCCTGGAATAGAGAACCTGCTGAAGCTAGAGAACCGAAAAGAGCCATGGCTCGTCGTCTGCTATGCCCCGTGGTGCCGCTTCTGCCAG GCAATGGAAGATTCGTATGTCGAACTTGCCGAGAAGCTGGCGGGAAATGGAGTGAAGGTAGGGAAGTTCAGGGCGGACGGCGGCCAGAAAGAGTTTGCAACGCAACACTTGCAGCTGGAGAGCTTCCCCACAGTACTTTTCTTCCCTAGGCACTCCTCCAAGCCCATCAAGTACCCCTCGGAGAAGAGGGACGTCGATTCCTTGATGGCCTTTGTGAATGCCCTCCGGTGA
- the LOC115742949 gene encoding 5'-adenylylsulfate reductase 2, chloroplastic-like isoform X2, whose protein sequence is MALAVSTSSTSAISGSSFSRASSNHNELRAPQIGSFHLLDRPHAASIALNVSQRRSSVKPINAEPKRNGSIVPLAATIVAPEVVEKVDVKVEDYDQLAKDLNGASPLQIVDKALEKFGDDIAIAFSGAEDVALIEYAKLTGRPFRVFSLDTGRLNPETYQFFDAVEKHYDIHIEYMFPDAVEVQALVRNKGLFSFYEDGHQECCRVRKVRPLRRALKGLRAWITGQRKDQSPGTRSEIPVVQVDPVFEGMDGGVGSLVKWNPLANVEGKDVWSFLRAMNVPLNSLHTKGYVSIGCEPCTRPVLPGQHEREGRWWWEDAKAKECGLHKGNLKQEEAGVNGNGLAHANGSADVADLFDTQDLVTLSRPGIENLLKLENRKEPWLVVCYAPWCRFCQAMEDSYVELAEKLAGNGVKVGKFRADGGQKEFATQHLQLESFPTVLFFPRHSSKPIKYPSEKRDVDSLMAFVNALR, encoded by the exons ATGGCGTTGGCTGTGAGTACGTCTTCTACTTCCGCCATTTCTGGGTCGAGCTTCTCCCGCGCGAGCAGCAATCACAACGAGCTCCGAG CTCCACAGATTGGTTCGTTCCACCTGTTAGATAGACCGCACGCTGCGTCCATAGCTTTGAATGTTTCCCAAAGGCGATCCTCAGTGAAGCCCATCAATGCAGAGCCGAAACGAAATGGCTCAATTGTCCCTTTGGCAGCAACAATCGTTGCTCCTG AAGTGGTAGAGAAGGTGGATGTGAAAGTGGAGGATTACGATCAGTTGGCAAAGGACCTTAATGGTGCATCTCCTCTTCAGATCGTGGACAAGGCCCTTGAGAAATTTGGAGATGATATAGCGATTGCTTTCAG TGGTGCTGAAGATGTCGCCTTGATTGAATACGCAAAATTGACGGGAAGACCTTTTAGGGTATTCAGCCTTGACACGGGGAGGCTGAACCCTGAGACATATCAGTTTTTTGATGCCGTTGAGAAGCATTATGACATTCACATTGAGTACATGTTTCCCGATGCTGTTGAAGTTCAGGCACTAGTCCGCAATAAGGGGCTTTTCTCATTCTATGAGGATGGACACCAGGAGTGCTGCCGCGTGAGGAAGGTGAGACCCCTCAGGAGAGCCCTCAAGGGACTCCGAGCCTGGATCACTGGGCAGAGGAAGGATCAGTCTCCAGGTACAAGGTCCGAGATTCCAGTGGTTCAAGTGGACCCTGTTTTTGAGGGCATGGATGGTGGGGTAGGTAGCCTTGTGAAGTGGAATCCATTGGCTAATGTTGAGGGCAAGGATGTGTGGAGCTTTCTTAGGGCCATGAATGTGCCTTTGAATTCATTGCATACCAAGGGATACGTCTCAATCGGGTGCGAACCGTGCACAAGGCCAGTGCTTCCAGGTCAGCACGAGAGGGAAGGAAGGTGGTGGTGGGAGGACGCCAAGGCGAAGGAGTGCGGGCTCCATAAAGGAAACCTGAAACAGGAAGAAGCTGGAGTTAATGGCAACGGTTTGGCCCACGCGAATGGAAGTGCCGATGTTGCCGATCTTTTTGACACTCAGGATTTGGTCACCTTGAGCAGGCCTGGAATAGAGAACCTGCTGAAGCTAGAGAACCGAAAAGAGCCATGGCTCGTCGTCTGCTATGCCCCGTGGTGCCGCTTCTGCCAG GCAATGGAAGATTCGTATGTCGAACTTGCCGAGAAGCTGGCGGGAAATGGAGTGAAGGTAGGGAAGTTCAGGGCGGACGGCGGCCAGAAAGAGTTTGCAACGCAACACTTGCAGCTGGAGAGCTTCCCCACAGTACTTTTCTTCCCTAGGCACTCCTCCAAGCCCATCAAGTACCCCTCGGAGAAGAGGGACGTCGATTCCTTGATGGCCTTTGTGAATGCCCTCCGGTGA